The window ATTAAACGCAAAAGAGGGGAAGACAAAATGGATAAAACATTAGTTGAAGAGTATCGTGGAGGTGCGTTGGAATGCGTGCATAGCGGGCATATTTGCGGAGTCTCCATCTCGGGTGCAGTTAAGTATGCAGTCGGGGATGTAGAATCATTAACATATTTAAGGTCATCCGGAAAACCGTTTCAAGCTATTCCTGTCATTAAGCATGGCGCGGATAGAAGGTTTGGCCTATCTGATAAAGAAACGGCTATTATGATCGGGTCCCATCGTGCGGAGACCTTCCATGTTGAAGCATTGGAATCCATGCTGACCAAAATTGGAGTGGGAGAGGAAGCACTTGTCTGTCATCCCACTTATCCCTTAAGTGTACCTGCTTCAGAAGCCATGCTTAGAGCACAGAAGCCTAAACGTTCGATTTATCATAATTGTTCTGGAAAACATCTTGGTATTCTTGCTTTGTGTAAAACAATGGGATATCCGACCGAAGGCTACTTTGAACCTGAACATCCTGCTCAGATCGAGATCGTGGACACGCTCGCTTACTTATCTGAATGTCCAAGAGAACACATCCACATAGGTACAGATGGTTGCGGTTTTCCGGTGTTCGCTATTCCTCTTAAGCATTTAGCAACTGCCTTCATGAAGCTGGCCTGTCCAGAGGTGATTGAAGATCTAGAAATTCGAGCCGCCGTCATCCGAATTACCGCTCTTATGAACGAGCATTACGAGATGATCGCCGGTTCAGATCGAATCTGCTCCAGCTTACTTATGGATCCCAATATTGTCGCTAAGGGCGGAGCTAAAGGTGTGTACTGCTTTGGATTGAAAAAAGAACAGCTAGGTTGTCGCGCTTAAAGTGATGGATGGTTCTGAGGATGAGTGGCCCCTCATTACGGCATCCATCCTTGAACAGATTGGTTATAGTAACCAAGAGACGATTGACCGTATGTATCAACTCACGCCAACGGACATGATTAACGACAATCGTAAGATTATCGGAACGAACAAAGCAGTGTTTACCTTAGAAACCATATAGAAACCCAGGCTTAGTTACTAAATTATGTTGAGGAAACGATCTTCAGCAAGATTTTATAACATAGATCAAATTACAGGAGGGGTTATAAAATGAAGAAAAAAGCTACGATTCTAGCCTTATGCACCAGTCTTGTACTTACTTTTGCCTTAGCAGGATGTTCTACAAATGGCGGGCAGAATGATGCGGCAAAAGCCACTGGAGCCGCAGGAGCCAAAGAAGCCACAGGCAAGAAAGCGAAAATCTCGTATCTCGATCCGCTTCCAAGCCCGGAAAGAACAGCGCTTATGCAGGGGCTTCTGAAGCAATTTCAAAGAGAAAAACCCGAATATTGAAGTTGAATATACGTCTGTCCCTTGGGATGATGCGAATAAGAAATGGATGACCATGGGTGCAGCTGGGATTCTTCCCGACGTATTGAGTATTGATGATACTTCCTTAGTCGCCATGGCTTCAGCTGGGTATATCGAGAACCTGCAGCCCTTTTATGACAAATGGGATCAATTAAATAATTTGACGGAAGCAACCAAACAAGCGAGAAACAAATTCAAAGGGAATGTCTATGCGATTCCAGATGGATTCTTGCTGCAGGGCTTATTTATCAGAAGCGATTGGTTTAAAGAACTGAATATGCCCGAGACCATTGCGACATGGGATGATTACTTTAATTTAGCGCAAAAATTCACAGACTCTGCGAAAAACAGATACGGTATTTCCTTTAGGGGAGGAGCCAACGGCGTTATTCGAGCAATGGAATATGTCATGGCGGCGGTCCACTCTGACAGTTGGTTTGATAAGGATGGCAAATCGATTTTGTATAAACCTGAAGGCGCTGCGGCCTTTAAGAAATTTTATGATGTTTACTTAAACGGAAATGCTCCTAAAGAGTCTGTCAATTGGGGCTTCAACGAAATGGTTCAAGGATTCTTAAACGGTCAAACTGCTATTTTAAATCAAACGCCTGAAGTCATTATTACAGCTCAGAAAAATATGAAAGAAGGCACATGGAATGTAGTTCCAATGCCAAAAGCCGATGACGGAAAACGTTATATTTTCTGGGGTTACACAGCCGCTTACGCGATGTCTTCCAAATCACAAAATAAAGAGGCTTCCTGGAAGCTTATCGAATTCTTAAGCTCTCCTGAGAATAACCTAGCGTACAGCATTAAAAACTCTACGATTCCTATTTACAAAGAAAACCTGAAAGATCCGTTCTTCAGCAAAGGTCCTATTGCTGGGTATGCTGGTTCCATGGCGGATTCCAACATTGTGTTTGCAGGCCCTCCGAGCCATTTAACGAAGCTTGGTCAATTCACGGGAACGTTCGCAGTAGAAGAGACGCAAAAATATTTGACAAAAGCGCAATCGCTCGAAGATACTGTTAAGCATCTTGCAGATTTTCTAACAAAAGAACAACAAGCTTATATGAAAGAAAATCCATAAAAAAGAAAGCAGATAACCGGGGACACGAATGAATCCCCGGTTATCTATTCTAAGTATTGAAAAGGCGGGGAGAGAAAGCATGCTAAAAGCAATTCGATGGAAATCATTCGAGCCCTATTTATTAATCACTCCTGCTGTTCTAATTATTCTAGCTTTTTTTGCTTATCCGTTACTATCAGGACTTAAGCTTGCTTTTATGCATTATGTCTTATTTGAACCGGGTAATATCCACTTTTCAGGTTTTGAAAATTTTAGATCTTTGCTGATAGATAAGAATCTCCCTCAAATATTAGGCAATTCGTTACTTTGGGTCATCTTAACGGTAGGTTTGCAATTCATTCTTGGATTTATTTTGGCACTAGCGCTAAATAAACAGTTTAAAGGGAAAAATATCTACCAATCTATTGTTTTCCTGCCTTGGGCTGTGTCTGCTTTTCTAATCGGGATGATTTTTAAATGGTTGTTTAATGAACAGAATGGGCTTATTAATTACTTATTGGTGAACCTCGGAATTCTGGAAAAAGGCATCCCCTTTTTGGCTATTCCACATGTCTCTATTTTCCCAGTCATCGCTGCGATGGTTTGGTATGGAGTGCCTTTTTTCGGGATTATGATTCTTGCTGCTCTACAAAATGTACCTAAAGACATCTATGAATCTGCTGATATGGATGGAGCAGGCCGAATGACCAAACTGTTTCGGGTTACGATTCCTTATATCAAACCGACGATTATTATTACATTGCTGCTTCGAGTGATTTGGGTATTCAATTCAGCCGATTTGATCTACATCATGACCAATGGGGGTCCAGCGAATACTTCCCATAACTTGCCTTCCTATATATTTAATAAAATCTTTTATACGACGGACTACGGGCAAGCCTCCGCTTTAGGAATTATGATGCTAGTGATACTTATTCTTTATACGTTAATTTTCTTGAAAACGACTAAATATGATGATGCAGGTGATTTCTAATGATCTCCTATGTTCGGAATGTAACCCCGACGGTTTCTCGAGTCATTACGTTAACATTGTTCCTAATCGGTGCTTTGTTTCCTTTTTATTGGATGCTAGTTACTTCTTTAAAAGATAGACAGGAAATTTATAGCGGGAAGCTAACGCTTTGGCCCCAAAATTTAACTTTTTCGAACTATATAGACACTTTCCAGAATTCTAACTTTCCGCTGTATTTTATGAATAGCTTTATTGTGAGTATGAGTAGCTCTATTCTTGTGTTGTTTGTATCCATTCTAGGTGGCTATAGTATGGCCAGATATTCATTTCGAGGCAAGAAGTTATTTCTAATTTCCTTTTTGGCTACTCAGATGATTCCTGTGATGGTCATTTTAGTTCCACTCTTCATTACTTTCAGTCAGTTACACTTGTTAAATAAGCTGCCTTCGTTGATCATTACCTATACGGCTATGAACATTCCTTTTTGTTTACTGACGATGTCCAGTTTCTTTCAGAGAATTCCCGTATCTCTCGAGGAAGCGGCTCTTATTGACGGGTGTAATAAATTTCAAACGATGACCAAAATTATTCTGCCTATTATGCGGCCGGGAATTGTTGCTACCCTTGTATTCGCATTTACTGGAGCATGGAACGATTTGTTTTTCGGAGTTATGTTTACGAATAGTGAAAGCACCAAAACAGTCCCTGTAGGACTAAGCAGCTTTGTGCAAAAATTTGATATTAACTGGGGACAAATGAGCGCAGCGGGTATTTTATCCTTGATTCCGGTTGTGATTATGTTCGCTTTTGCTCAAAAATACATTGTATCAGGTCTTACAGAGGGTGCAGTCAAAGGATAACGACTTCAATTGGTGAAGCGGAGAGACTTTGAGCTACGCTCAAAGATCCCTAAGCGGAGAGACTTTGAGCTACGCTCAAAGATCCCTATATTAGGAGGAGAATCATGCTGCTGGAAGTTATTGCAACTACGGTAAGGGATGCTTTATTGGCCGAACAGAGCGGTGCGGATCGTATCGAACTCATAACTGGGATTCTAGAGGGTGGGTTAACGCCTAGCTATGGCTTAATTGACGAGGTTATGCATAGCACGATCATCCCTGTTCAAGTGATGATTCGCCCGCATAGCCAATCTTTTTGCTATGACCAGAGAGATCTGGGCGTGATGATGAAAGATATACAGACAGTG is drawn from Paenibacillus sp. V4I7 and contains these coding sequences:
- a CDS encoding carbohydrate ABC transporter permease yields the protein MLKAIRWKSFEPYLLITPAVLIILAFFAYPLLSGLKLAFMHYVLFEPGNIHFSGFENFRSLLIDKNLPQILGNSLLWVILTVGLQFILGFILALALNKQFKGKNIYQSIVFLPWAVSAFLIGMIFKWLFNEQNGLINYLLVNLGILEKGIPFLAIPHVSIFPVIAAMVWYGVPFFGIMILAALQNVPKDIYESADMDGAGRMTKLFRVTIPYIKPTIIITLLLRVIWVFNSADLIYIMTNGGPANTSHNLPSYIFNKIFYTTDYGQASALGIMMLVILILYTLIFLKTTKYDDAGDF
- a CDS encoding sugar ABC transporter substrate-binding protein, whose translation is MEVEYTSVPWDDANKKWMTMGAAGILPDVLSIDDTSLVAMASAGYIENLQPFYDKWDQLNNLTEATKQARNKFKGNVYAIPDGFLLQGLFIRSDWFKELNMPETIATWDDYFNLAQKFTDSAKNRYGISFRGGANGVIRAMEYVMAAVHSDSWFDKDGKSILYKPEGAAAFKKFYDVYLNGNAPKESVNWGFNEMVQGFLNGQTAILNQTPEVIITAQKNMKEGTWNVVPMPKADDGKRYIFWGYTAAYAMSSKSQNKEASWKLIEFLSSPENNLAYSIKNSTIPIYKENLKDPFFSKGPIAGYAGSMADSNIVFAGPPSHLTKLGQFTGTFAVEETQKYLTKAQSLEDTVKHLADFLTKEQQAYMKENP
- a CDS encoding carbohydrate ABC transporter permease is translated as MSSSILVLFVSILGGYSMARYSFRGKKLFLISFLATQMIPVMVILVPLFITFSQLHLLNKLPSLIITYTAMNIPFCLLTMSSFFQRIPVSLEEAALIDGCNKFQTMTKIILPIMRPGIVATLVFAFTGAWNDLFFGVMFTNSESTKTVPVGLSSFVQKFDINWGQMSAAGILSLIPVVIMFAFAQKYIVSGLTEGAVKG
- a CDS encoding asparaginase, with the translated sequence MDKTLVEEYRGGALECVHSGHICGVSISGAVKYAVGDVESLTYLRSSGKPFQAIPVIKHGADRRFGLSDKETAIMIGSHRAETFHVEALESMLTKIGVGEEALVCHPTYPLSVPASEAMLRAQKPKRSIYHNCSGKHLGILALCKTMGYPTEGYFEPEHPAQIEIVDTLAYLSECPREHIHIGTDGCGFPVFAIPLKHLATAFMKLACPEVIEDLEIRAAVIRITALMNEHYEMIAGSDRICSSLLMDPNIVAKGGAKGVYCFGLKKEQLGCRA